The Limnospira fusiformis SAG 85.79 genomic interval GGAACTGATGCCTATGCCCATCAGTTTAGCTCACCGGATGTCTAGGCAGTTGACCGCTGTTCGCAAAGATGGGACTTTGCCTTACTTGCGACCTGATGGCAAAACTCAAGTTACTATTGCTTACGAAAACGATCGCCCGGTCAGAATAGACACCATTTTGATCTCAACCCAACATACAGCAACTATTGGCGATATTACTGACCCCCAAGCCGTCCAAGATCGCATCAAAGAAGATTTGTTGGCTAAGGTGATCACTCCAGCTTTGGAAGGCATTGATATTAAACCTGACGAAAATACTCGCTTTTTAGTTAACCCTACTGGTAAATTCGTCGTCGGTGGACCTCAAGGGGATTCGGGTTTAACCGGTCGTAAGATTATTATTGATACCTATGGCGGTTATTCCAGACATGGCGGCGGCGCTTTTTCTGGGAAAGACCCCACCAAAGTAGACCGCAGTGCTGCTTATGCTTGCCGCTATATTGCTAAAAATATTGTGGCTGCTGGTTTAGCCGATAAGTGCGAAGTTCAAGTAAGTTATGCGATCGGGGTAGCTCGTCCTGTTAGTCTATTTATTGAGACTTTTGGCACCGGTAAGGTAGATGAGCAACAACTGCTGAAAGTGGTGCAAGAAAACTTTGAGTTGCGTCCGGCGGGTATGATTCAAGAGTTTAACCTGCGGGATTTACCAGCCCTACGGGGAGGCCGTTTCTTCCAAGATGTGGCAGCCTATGGTCACATGGGACGCACGGATCTCGATCTACCTTGGGAAAAAACTGATAAAGTAGAATTACTCAAGCGGGAATTACTGCAAACGGCAACGGTCTGATACCTGGGTTTTGATAGCCTTCTGTAACTAGCACTTCCCGCCTGTAGTGATTATCGGTGCGGCGGGAAGCCGGATAATGATGGCCCAGGTATTTGATGTCCCGCCAGGGTAGGGATAAGATCTGTCTTGTCTGTACTATCCCCTTTGTGTCAAGTTCAAGGATGATGCTATGCAAACTGTTGAAAAACCAGTATCACAACCTGTTGATTCTCCGCTAACGATCGCTGGTAGGTCATTTACATCGCGTTTGATGACCGGAACTGGTAAATATCGCAGTTTAGAACAAATGCAGGAAAGTATTGTTTCTAGTGGCTGTGAAATAGTGACCGTCGCGGTTAGACGGGTGCAAACTCAGGCTCCTGGACATGAGGGGCTGGCGGAGGCGATCGACTGGTCAAAAATTTGGATGTTACCTAATACTGCTGGCTGTCAAACGGCGGAAGATGCTGTGCGGGTGGCGCGTCTGGGTCGGGAAATGGCTAAGTTATTGGGTCAGGAAGACAATAATTTTGTCAAGTTAGAGGTGATTCCTGATTCTAAATATTTACTACCTGACCCCATAGGAACTCTGAAGGCGGCGGAACAATTGGTAAAAGAAGGGTTTGCGGTTTTGCCTTATATTAATGCTGATCCTCTGTTAGCCAAACATTTGGAAGAGGCGGGTTGTGCGACGGTCATGCCTTTGGGATCTCCTATCGGGTCTGGTCAAGGGATTAGAAATGCAGCCAATATTCAGATTATTATTGATAATGCTAAGGTTCCGGTGGTGGTAGATGCCGGAATTGGTACTCCCAGTGAGGCGGCTATGGCTATGGAAATGGGGGCTGATGCTTTGCTGATTAATTCGGCGATCGCTTTGGCGAGTAAACCATCTATGATGGCGGATGCTATGGGAATGGCGGCGAAAGCCGGACGTATGGCTTATTTGGCGGGACGTATTCCGGTTAAGGATTATGCGATCGCTTCTTCCCCTCTCACCGGTACAATCACATCTGTCTAATTTCTGTAGGCAAAAGTCTCACTGGCCAATCTTTTTCTGCCATAGTCCGCACCCATGTGCTACAATGATCCTGTCAGTGCGAGACGTTCAGGCACGAAATAAGGCTGCAATGCCCGAAATAACCCCCTGGTGGGGACTCCAGCCCATTGGTTGATTGGGTCGCATCCCTGACCATCCCATAACACAGCCTAATTTTTGGGCTCATCTTTGAGACTTCCAACATGGTTGCCAAGGTGAAGCGAAAAATTAGGTCTAAGGCTACCAAGGTAAACAGTGCTTTGGGATCATCTTTCTAAAAGCTTTGCGGGATACCGCCTCCATTACCTTAACAGGTAATGGTGCTATCGTTGCATTATCCGGAACCGGAAAAATGTCGCGTAAATGTATCATATGATATTAGGACTATATACGAATGCCTTATACAACCGAAGAAGATGGACTCATCAATAACTTTGCTGTAGAACCAAAAGTTTATACAGCCGAACCTCCCAATAAAACTCAGAAGCGTAACTACATAATTTGGGGAGTGCTTGCTGTGGTTTTGGTGGGTGGTGTGTTAGCTATTGCGGTAGCTGCATCTTAAAATCAGTCCAGAAATTCCTGTAGTGATGGTGCTGGCTTGAATGAAATAGTATCAAGTCAGTATCAATGTTATCTGTTCTGCATGGAATGACCGCAACTAATACAACCTTCTCTAGTAGTTACGCCACAAATAAGCAGCTTTATACTCAGTTGAAGCGCGCTTTAAGATTAGGTTTGGGACAACAGGTTTTTATTGCAGTATGTGATCACCTGAGTCTGTTGCATCAAATGGCGAGTAGTTTGGAAACGGAACTAGGTTCTGAGGATATTCTGAGTACAGTTGGCGCGCGGTCTGGTAATGAACATATCACAACCCCAAACCAGGTTAGTTCTAAGTTGGTGACGCTGCATTTGGAATTGACTGACCCAAACCCTATTGCTCAAATGTGCCGCTGGAAAAGTCAAAATGCTGACTCTCCCCTAGCTTTCCAGATTTTAGGGGTTGAACAGTTGACTAGACAACCTGCTGCAATTCAATGGTCATTTTTGAACTATTTGCGGGAAGCTGAATCTAAGTTAATTGAATTTGAGTTAAGTGTGCTGCTGTGGATATCATCACCTTGGCTGTGTTGTATTCAACAGTCAGCCCCGGAATTTTGGCGCTTGCATAGGGGTATATTTAAATTTGTGGGCGACCCTACTCCGGTATATGCTCCACCTTTATCAGGGCAAAATTCGCCGGGGATACATAAATCCTCAAGGGTGATCTCGTCTGTAGATGAACCACTAGGTCAAACCATCGAGCCACATTTGCTAATAGATGGTTCACCATCGACGGTGGTATATTCACAGGAATATCTACAGACCTGTTTAAAACGGGCTTATATGTATCGCGATCGCATATCTAAGGGTCCCCCCACGGTGCCACTACTTCAAGATGCCATAGAAGCCTATAACCAGGTGTTGGAGCAATTAAATGAGTGGGAAATGCTGTTAGAGTCAAATAGTGCTTTACGGAAAGATTTAGATCCGGTTAATATCTATAACGATCTTGGTACTTTCCACTGGATGCTGTTTCAGCAGACCCGAAAATCTATCAATCAGGGTAGCCAGGCGTTGGTTAATCTGGAGATCAGTATCATCTGTTATCAAACGGGGTTAATGAAAGTTGACCCCACATCGAGAGGCTATATTTATGTTAGACTGCTGAAGAACCTGGGTGCAGCTTATACAGATTTAGGGACAATTAGAGAGCCATTAGAGAATTTACAACAGTCGATTACTGTTTATGAAGAGGCTATCAACTATCTTAAATCTGTTAGGGACCAGGGCGGTCTAGGTGGGGGCAGGTTCTGTAATCAGCCTCTATCTCCAGCAGATTCTTTAGAACCCGCCCGCATAGCGCTAGATTATCGGGCAATCCAAAATAATTTAGGAACGGCTTACTGGACACGCGCCCAACATATTGAACCAGTTGTTAATTTAAAGGCGGCGATCGCAGCTTATCGGGAGGCGTTGCGGGGCTATTCCGAGAATAAGGAGCCTCAGCACTATGCTATGATTCAGGCTAACCTGGGAACAGCTTACTGGAATCTGGCACAGCATCAGCCTTCAAAAAGGTGGCTGCAAAAGGCGATTTATAGCTACCGAGAAGCATTAAAATATCGCACATCCAAAGCCGCCCCCCTTGCCTGTGCAACTACTCAAAACAACCTGGGGACAGCCTGTTGGCATTTAGCAATGTATCAGGAAGAACCAGCAGACCGCAGTAAATTATTGAATGAGGCGATCGCAGCTTATGAAAAAACCTTAGCCCTAGCCCAACAACTCAGTCCCACGCAGTTGACATTCGATACCTTGGCAACTCACAATAACTTAGGACTTGCTCATTATCGTTTGGCAACAGATAAAGCACTCTGTCTGAGTGGAGAACAAAGGGTTTCTCACCTAGAGAAAGCACTGGACCATCACCTGATGGCAGGTTGTGAAGAACAACCATGTTCTCAGGAAGGAAGTGCCAACGCCCTAGAGTCAGAACGTCATCGTTTGGCGTTCAATCATCTAGTCCGAACCTTACGCGCTTTGTACCAGGAATCTGGTTGGCAAGGTCAAAACCAAGCCCTATCTAAGATTCCCGGTCATCTCCTCCCGGAAATATGGCGTTGCTTATCTTGAAACCAATAAAAAAATCAAGACTCCCCCTATATTGGCAAGGCTAGGCTTGTATTTTTGCCCCATGCTCACGATCTTCTTGTGGTTATGGCCTCTCAAAAGATTCTTGTCGTTGATGACGACCCGGCAATCCGCAATTTAATTTCTCGGTATCTGACTCAACAAAACTATGAGGTTGAGTCGGCAAAAGATGGTGAGACGGCGCTGCAATTGTTTGACGAATTTAATCCCGATCTGGTGATTCTCGACGTTAACCTACCTGATACCACTGGTTTTGCCCTGTGCCAAGAAATGCAGGACCGGACGCGAGTATTTGTTTTGCTTCTCACCAGTTTGACTGGAGAGGCTGATAAGATTAAGGGTTTCGAGCTGGGGGCTGATGACTATATTACTAAGCCCTTTGGTTTGGCGGAACTAGGCGCTCGTGTGCGCGCCATTTTGAAGCGACAGCGTTCTGTAGAGGATACGGAAATGCGGAGCTTGACCTATGGGGATCTGGTGATAGATCCGGTCCGCCGTGAGGTCTATATTAGCGATCGCCAAATCTCCCTCAGCGCCCTAGAGTTTGATCTACTGTACTGTTTAGCCAAAAAGCCTGGTAGGGCTTGGCGACGTTCAGAACTGCTACAGGAGGTCTGGGATTATGAATATGAGGGTGAACAGCGGGTGGTTGATGTTCATATTGGTCAAATTCGTAAAAAGATTGAGCCGGACACAGATAAACCTGTGTTGATTAAAACCATTCGCGGGGTGGGATATATGTTCGATCGCCGTGGTCATGAGGAACCCAGGGACTAAACTTACACATTTTAAGGGTTGGGGGTTGACAGGCGACTGGGAATAATGGTAATATTTTGACATCTTAATTAAAATTAAGACTTTGACTATATAAATAATTTTGCACATATTCCCATTATCTAAAATTGTACCAGAAGCGCCACCAAAAAGCAAGGAACCTCCCCCAGAAAAAATTTTTCGCAACAATTCTTAACATTTCGTTACAAAAGTTAACATAAACTAGAGGGAGGGCCAAGACTCCCTACTGGTGATTAGTTGGCTGTTTGGCAGTCATGAAGGTGGGACTGAATTTTAGATGCCCATTGCTGGCCGCGCCTCACACAGTCTCCGACGGAAACCCCATCAATATAGTTACTACACAGATAAAGTCCGGGAAGCGATCGCAATCCAGCATCGATGCAATTTAGGCGGTTCTGATGACCGAGAGTATATTGTGGGATAGCGCGCCGCCAAAGATGAACAGCTAAGACCTTGGGGGGGACATCTTCAGCCAGCAGAATTTGGCGTAGGTCTTGATGAACGGCGGCGACAATTTGATCATCATCCATTTCGCCAATTTCCGGGTCTGTTGCACCCCCAATATAATTGCTGAGGACTTGCCAAGATTCTGGGGCGCGACCGGGAAATAAACTTGAGGTCCAAATAGTGCCAAGGGTACGGATTCCTTGATGGCGGGGAATTAAATTACCAAAGCCTTTGAGTTGTTGTTTTAAGGCTGATTTGGGATAGGCGAGGACTACACAAGCGACGGGGGGATAGGGAATTTGGCTTAATGCGGTAGCGATGGGAGAGTGTAGGGGTTGCAACAGGCGAGCGCTAACATGGGCGGGGGTCATTAAGGCAAGGGTTCGGGCTTCTACTTGCTGAGGACCGTCTGGGGTGGAAAATTCAGCAATATAGGTTTGATGATCGGTGGGATAAAAACGGTCGATAGTCCAATTTAACTTAACTCGATCGCCTAATTTGCTGGCTAAGGTTTCTGGTAGAGTTTGCAGACCATAACGGAAGGACCCTAATTCACCGGGGCGAGTTTTGGGAATGTTGGGGTCGGGGGTAGAGACGGGGGCTTTTTTATTCAGACGCGATCGCACAAATCCAGGTAGTAGCCCCCCCCCAGCCTCCTCAGCGGCTACTATGCGACTAAAAGCGGAACGGACTGCTAACTGTTGAGGGTCGCCAGCATAAACCCCTGAAACGAAGGGCTGGACGAGACGTTCTAGGACTTCTGAACCTAAATGGCGATCGAAAAACTGGGTGATAGTTTCTTCTCCTCCCTGTTGAGAGAGGTGAGCGCCTACTGGGGGTGGCACAAATCCTATGGCTCCTAATGCGGCGCGGAGTTTACCTCTGGCGCTGATGAGTTC includes:
- a CDS encoding tetratricopeptide repeat protein, with product MTATNTTFSSSYATNKQLYTQLKRALRLGLGQQVFIAVCDHLSLLHQMASSLETELGSEDILSTVGARSGNEHITTPNQVSSKLVTLHLELTDPNPIAQMCRWKSQNADSPLAFQILGVEQLTRQPAAIQWSFLNYLREAESKLIEFELSVLLWISSPWLCCIQQSAPEFWRLHRGIFKFVGDPTPVYAPPLSGQNSPGIHKSSRVISSVDEPLGQTIEPHLLIDGSPSTVVYSQEYLQTCLKRAYMYRDRISKGPPTVPLLQDAIEAYNQVLEQLNEWEMLLESNSALRKDLDPVNIYNDLGTFHWMLFQQTRKSINQGSQALVNLEISIICYQTGLMKVDPTSRGYIYVRLLKNLGAAYTDLGTIREPLENLQQSITVYEEAINYLKSVRDQGGLGGGRFCNQPLSPADSLEPARIALDYRAIQNNLGTAYWTRAQHIEPVVNLKAAIAAYREALRGYSENKEPQHYAMIQANLGTAYWNLAQHQPSKRWLQKAIYSYREALKYRTSKAAPLACATTQNNLGTACWHLAMYQEEPADRSKLLNEAIAAYEKTLALAQQLSPTQLTFDTLATHNNLGLAHYRLATDKALCLSGEQRVSHLEKALDHHLMAGCEEQPCSQEGSANALESERHRLAFNHLVRTLRALYQESGWQGQNQALSKIPGHLLPEIWRCLS
- a CDS encoding thiazole synthase, encoding MQTVEKPVSQPVDSPLTIAGRSFTSRLMTGTGKYRSLEQMQESIVSSGCEIVTVAVRRVQTQAPGHEGLAEAIDWSKIWMLPNTAGCQTAEDAVRVARLGREMAKLLGQEDNNFVKLEVIPDSKYLLPDPIGTLKAAEQLVKEGFAVLPYINADPLLAKHLEEAGCATVMPLGSPIGSGQGIRNAANIQIIIDNAKVPVVVDAGIGTPSEAAMAMEMGADALLINSAIALASKPSMMADAMGMAAKAGRMAYLAGRIPVKDYAIASSPLTGTITSV
- a CDS encoding response regulator transcription factor; protein product: MASQKILVVDDDPAIRNLISRYLTQQNYEVESAKDGETALQLFDEFNPDLVILDVNLPDTTGFALCQEMQDRTRVFVLLLTSLTGEADKIKGFELGADDYITKPFGLAELGARVRAILKRQRSVEDTEMRSLTYGDLVIDPVRREVYISDRQISLSALEFDLLYCLAKKPGRAWRRSELLQEVWDYEYEGEQRVVDVHIGQIRKKIEPDTDKPVLIKTIRGVGYMFDRRGHEEPRD
- the hemG gene encoding protoporphyrinogen oxidase; translation: MTNLVDSLIVGAGISGLSLAYSLNREKSVREPLKVLVTESQNRVGGNITTGRADDFLWEEGPNSFAPTPELLGLAVDLGLKEELIFADRKLPRYVYWNLMLHPVPMNPPALLSSELISARGKLRAALGAIGFVPPPVGAHLSQQGGEETITQFFDRHLGSEVLERLVQPFVSGVYAGDPQQLAVRSAFSRIVAAEEAGGGLLPGFVRSRLNKKAPVSTPDPNIPKTRPGELGSFRYGLQTLPETLASKLGDRVKLNWTIDRFYPTDHQTYIAEFSTPDGPQQVEARTLALMTPAHVSARLLQPLHSPIATALSQIPYPPVACVVLAYPKSALKQQLKGFGNLIPRHQGIRTLGTIWTSSLFPGRAPESWQVLSNYIGGATDPEIGEMDDDQIVAAVHQDLRQILLAEDVPPKVLAVHLWRRAIPQYTLGHQNRLNCIDAGLRSLPGLYLCSNYIDGVSVGDCVRRGQQWASKIQSHLHDCQTAN
- the metK gene encoding methionine adenosyltransferase, with product MSNRQYLFTSESVTEGHPDKICDQISDAILDALLAQDPKSRVAAEVVVNTGLVLITGEITTKAQVNYIELARKKIAEIGYIHAENGFSADSCSVLVALDEQSPDIAQGVDQAQENREKLSEAALDSIGAGDQGLMFGFACNETPELMPMPISLAHRMSRQLTAVRKDGTLPYLRPDGKTQVTIAYENDRPVRIDTILISTQHTATIGDITDPQAVQDRIKEDLLAKVITPALEGIDIKPDENTRFLVNPTGKFVVGGPQGDSGLTGRKIIIDTYGGYSRHGGGAFSGKDPTKVDRSAAYACRYIAKNIVAAGLADKCEVQVSYAIGVARPVSLFIETFGTGKVDEQQLLKVVQENFELRPAGMIQEFNLRDLPALRGGRFFQDVAAYGHMGRTDLDLPWEKTDKVELLKRELLQTATV
- the psb34 gene encoding photosystem II assembly protein Psb34, which gives rise to MPYTTEEDGLINNFAVEPKVYTAEPPNKTQKRNYIIWGVLAVVLVGGVLAIAVAAS